One window of the Cryptomeria japonica chromosome 7, Sugi_1.0, whole genome shotgun sequence genome contains the following:
- the LOC131856889 gene encoding uncharacterized protein LOC131856889 — MFSDAQGETFSCPVAKDGRTTMMPDHWWNFFGPETPNVQKLAIRILSQPCSTSGCERNWSMFEHIHSKRRNRLSVEKMNDLVFVHYNLRLRMRKNAIVDMSPIILDEVDLEAEWANENQTAPGTPTAVFSDDDIDWIDQVDIEAEAVAMAEEEQRARAETGNTETRSDTATLDVGEHDTAVPDVGEHGMVSRGATMVAESSRTYFKRLRRGPRREGARPSQP; from the exons atgttctcagatgcacaaggggagaccttctcttgtcctgtcgccaaagacggtaggacaactatgatgccag atcattggtggaacttttttggcccagagacaccaaatgttcagaagttggccattcgtatcttgagccaaccatgcagcacatcaggttgtgagcgcaattggagtatgtttgagcacatacactccaagaggcgcaatagattatctgtggagaagatgaatgatctcgtctttgttcactacaacctccgcttgagaatgagaaagaatgcaatagttgacatgtctcctatcattctagatgaggttgatcttgaagcagagtgggccaatgagaatcagacagctcctgggactcctacagctgtatttagtgatgatgacattgattggatcgaccaggtagatatagaggctgaggctgtagccatggcagaggaggagcagagagcacgagcagagacaggaaatactgagactcgGAGTGACACAGCTActcttgatgttggtgagcatgacacagccgttcctgatgttggtgagcatggcatggtgtcacgaggAGCAACTATGGTtgctgaatcatccaggacctactttaaacgccttcgcagggggccaagGCGAGAGGGTGCACGACCATCtcagccatag
- the LOC131856890 gene encoding uncharacterized protein LOC131856890, producing the protein MERHPSIVWTPCATHCIDLMLEDTGKIPWVKRCVERARNVCKFVYNHSWVLALMRQYTKQKELHRPGITRFATNFLTLQSMLRSKPALRRMIVGEEWSSSSYATTPAGIEMADCIFDEQGFWVPCDEIVKFVKPLVVLLRVVDGDKPAMGYIYEGMDRVKEAIKFVYGADESKYG; encoded by the exons atggagaggcacccatctatagtttggactccatgtgctactcattgcattgacctcatgttggaggatactggaaaaatcccatgggtcaagagatgtgtagaaagggcaagaaatgtttgcaaatttgtatataatcattcatgggtgttggctcttatgagacaatacacaaagcagaaggagttgcatcgtccaggaatcacaagatttgccacaaacttcctcacattgcagtccatgcttaggtctaagcctgccttgagacgtatgattgttggtgaggagtggtcttcctcatcctatgctaccacccctgcagggatagagatggcagactgcatttttgatgagcaaggcttttgggtcccttgtgatgagatagtgaag tttgttaagcccttggtggttttgttgcgagttgtgGATGGAGATAAGCctgcaatgggctatatatatgagggcatggatagggtgaAGGAGGCCATCAAATTCGTCTATGgagcagatgagagcaagtatg gctaa